The Paenibacillus sp. RUD330 genome has a segment encoding these proteins:
- a CDS encoding cytochrome P450 yields the protein MESIKPFPKEEGLDHSLSLLREGYLFVTSRADAFQSDLFETRLLGERAVCMRGEEAAELFYDNSKFKRHGAAPKRVLKTLLGETGVQTLDGEEHRHRKAMFMSLMNRGALVRMRAIVGKQWMLAAGRWEAEQEINLYEEAQLLLCRAACEWAGVPLDAGEAGQKAEWLAAMYESPASLGMTYIKGRRSRRKAEKWIGELVDSVRAGTLHPPEGAALHTIALHRDLKGELLETKTASVEVLNILRPIVAVAVYIAFAALAVIQQPQEKARLASSDEDALKNFVQEVRRFYPFFPFSPARAVKDFEWGGYKFHEGMLVLLDLYGTNHHPRLWSSPALFQPDRFREWSGSPFRFVPQGGGDHDAGHRCAGEWITLEIMKESLDFLANKLRFEVPEQDVSFSFGEMPSLPHSRIRLQKVRAL from the coding sequence ATGGAATCCATCAAGCCGTTTCCAAAAGAAGAAGGATTGGACCACAGCCTGAGCCTGCTCAGGGAAGGTTATCTGTTCGTGACGAGCAGAGCCGATGCTTTCCAGTCGGATCTGTTCGAGACCCGGCTGCTCGGCGAGCGGGCGGTATGCATGCGCGGGGAAGAAGCCGCGGAGCTGTTCTACGACAACAGCAAGTTCAAAAGGCATGGCGCGGCTCCGAAGCGCGTCCTCAAAACGCTGCTCGGAGAGACCGGCGTGCAGACTCTGGACGGAGAGGAGCACCGCCATCGCAAGGCCATGTTCATGTCTCTCATGAACCGCGGCGCGCTCGTCCGGATGCGGGCCATCGTCGGCAAGCAGTGGATGCTCGCTGCGGGGCGATGGGAGGCCGAACAGGAGATCAATCTGTATGAAGAAGCGCAGCTGCTTCTGTGCCGCGCCGCCTGCGAATGGGCAGGAGTTCCGCTCGACGCCGGGGAAGCCGGCCAGAAGGCGGAATGGCTTGCCGCCATGTATGAATCTCCCGCCTCGCTCGGGATGACCTACATAAAAGGGAGAAGAAGCCGCCGCAAAGCCGAGAAATGGATCGGGGAGCTGGTCGATTCCGTCCGTGCCGGCACCCTGCATCCGCCTGAAGGAGCCGCGCTCCATACGATTGCCCTGCATCGGGATCTGAAGGGAGAGCTGCTGGAGACGAAGACCGCTTCGGTCGAAGTGCTCAATATCCTTCGGCCCATCGTCGCCGTCGCGGTATACATCGCCTTTGCGGCGCTCGCCGTCATCCAGCAGCCGCAAGAAAAGGCGAGGCTCGCATCCTCCGACGAAGACGCGTTGAAAAACTTCGTCCAAGAAGTACGCCGCTTCTACCCGTTCTTCCCGTTTTCCCCTGCTAGGGCCGTCAAGGATTTCGAATGGGGCGGTTACAAGTTCCACGAAGGCATGCTTGTGCTGCTGGATTTGTACGGCACGAACCATCATCCCCGTTTATGGAGCAGCCCAGCTCTCTTCCAGCCGGACCGCTTCAGGGAATGGAGCGGCAGTCCGTTCCGCTTCGTCCCCCAAGGCGGAGGCGATCATGATGCCGGACACCGCTGTGCGGGAGAATGGATCACGCTTGAGATCATGAAGGAAAGCCTGGATTTCCTGGCGAACAAGCTTCGTTTTGAAGTTCCCGAGCAGGATGTCAGCTTCAGCTTCGGCGAAATGCCGTCCCTGCCCCATAGCCGGATCCGGCTGCAGAAGGTGAGGGCATTATAG
- the acpS gene encoding holo-ACP synthase has protein sequence MIIGIGHDLCDVDRIEALLNGASGRRFEERILAPAERELAAELAGRRRAEFVAGRFAAKEAVSKALGCGIGGICGFRDISVLRSSAGRPVCELSPHTLQALGLQAQPLLHASITHERGLASAVAVLESAQLLLRPAF, from the coding sequence ATGATTATCGGAATCGGCCACGACCTATGCGATGTCGACCGGATCGAGGCTCTTTTGAACGGAGCGTCCGGAAGGCGCTTCGAGGAGCGGATTCTCGCTCCTGCCGAGCGGGAGCTGGCGGCGGAGCTGGCGGGCCGCAGACGCGCCGAGTTCGTCGCCGGCCGCTTCGCCGCCAAGGAAGCTGTCTCCAAGGCGCTTGGCTGCGGCATCGGCGGCATTTGCGGCTTCCGCGACATCTCCGTGCTGCGTTCCTCCGCGGGCAGGCCCGTCTGCGAGCTGTCGCCGCATACGCTGCAGGCGCTCGGACTTCAGGCACAGCCGCTGCTGCATGCGAGCATCACCCATGAGCGGGGGCTCGCCTCCGCCGTTGCCGTATTGGAGAGTGCCCAGCTTCTCCTCCGTCCTGCGTTTTAG
- a CDS encoding bifunctional 4-hydroxy-2-oxoglutarate aldolase/2-dehydro-3-deoxy-phosphogluconate aldolase, whose protein sequence is MSRLLDVLLEEKIVAIFRGIGAQEADAAAGALIRGGISLMEVTLNTDGALPILARWRELYDGKAYIGAGTVLDLKQAREAAHAGAQFLISPNLDEEVVAYGASQGISVWPGVMTPTEIVRAWKAGAEAVKLFPMASLGHRYLQELKAPLNHIPMMATGGVDLDNIGNYLRAGADAVGLGSKIVNLQWAREGRFDLMEERARQFAEAVRAQRS, encoded by the coding sequence ATGAGCAGGCTGCTTGATGTCCTTCTGGAGGAAAAGATTGTCGCGATATTCCGGGGGATCGGAGCGCAGGAGGCGGATGCTGCGGCAGGGGCATTGATCCGCGGCGGCATATCCCTGATGGAGGTAACGCTCAATACGGACGGAGCTTTGCCGATTCTTGCCCGCTGGAGAGAGCTTTACGACGGCAAGGCCTATATCGGGGCCGGCACGGTGCTGGACCTCAAGCAGGCGAGGGAAGCCGCTCATGCCGGCGCGCAGTTCCTCATCTCTCCGAACCTGGACGAGGAAGTGGTCGCTTACGGCGCGTCCCAAGGCATATCCGTATGGCCGGGAGTCATGACGCCGACCGAGATCGTCCGAGCCTGGAAGGCGGGGGCGGAAGCGGTCAAACTATTTCCGATGGCCTCCCTCGGCCACCGCTACCTGCAGGAGCTGAAAGCTCCGCTGAATCATATCCCCATGATGGCGACCGGCGGCGTCGATCTGGACAATATCGGGAATTATCTGCGGGCGGGCGCGGATGCCGTAGGCTTGGGCAGCAAGATCGTCAACCTGCAGTGGGCCCGGGAAGGCCGGTTCGACCTCATGGAGGAGCGGGCGCGGCAGTTCGCGGAAGCGGTGCGGGCACAGCGGAGTTGA
- a CDS encoding AraC family transcriptional regulator, with product MDKPMNLILQTRLRQMQVIYAMAARSEWKPGSVIENSSQGHHCLALPITGSVSLNASDGHFQAGPGRMYCIPPGSKHTYTVDKGGPFRCYWVRFELDAGSTEFFKSLQLPLSAAVDEPDQLEARYRRLISLSGNITDELRARAIIMELVAAYLQRGLEGHSSASVATELSLFSEILDYIERHPADNLSVDDLARQMYLHPNYFISLFRSFTGCTPIQYVNQRKMEHARRLLDESALPVRDIAGEVGLTGPYFSRMFKQLIGTSPRRYRQLMEETRMLRMEKPGEDNHMGSSIKMENPGEDNQADSSIKMENPGEGNQAGSSIKMENPGGDNQAGCSIKMENPGEDNHMGCSIKMENPGEDNHMGCSIKMENPGEDNHMGCSIKKGNPDSSSVPGCFPPLNEEFGWLEEAVGCGRTAAIYSIVQRKSGNSFK from the coding sequence ATGGACAAACCAATGAATCTAATCCTTCAAACCCGGCTTCGGCAAATGCAGGTCATCTACGCCATGGCTGCGCGAAGCGAATGGAAGCCCGGGAGCGTCATAGAAAATTCGAGCCAGGGGCATCACTGCCTTGCGTTGCCGATTACCGGCTCCGTGAGCTTGAATGCGTCCGATGGGCACTTCCAGGCCGGTCCCGGACGCATGTACTGCATCCCTCCGGGAAGCAAGCATACTTATACCGTCGACAAAGGCGGCCCATTCCGCTGTTACTGGGTGAGATTCGAGCTGGATGCCGGCAGCACGGAGTTTTTCAAGTCGCTGCAGCTTCCCTTGTCGGCAGCGGTGGACGAGCCCGATCAGCTCGAAGCGCGATACCGGCGCCTGATCTCCTTGTCCGGGAACATCACGGACGAGCTGAGGGCGAGAGCCATCATTATGGAGCTCGTCGCCGCTTATCTGCAAAGAGGGCTGGAAGGGCATTCAAGCGCCTCCGTCGCCACCGAGCTGAGCCTATTCTCCGAAATTCTCGATTATATCGAGCGGCATCCGGCCGACAATCTGTCGGTCGACGACCTCGCCAGGCAGATGTATCTGCATCCGAACTACTTCATTTCCTTGTTCCGCAGCTTCACCGGCTGCACGCCGATTCAATACGTGAACCAGCGCAAGATGGAGCATGCCCGCAGGCTGCTGGACGAGAGCGCGCTGCCGGTGCGGGACATCGCCGGCGAGGTCGGCCTGACAGGCCCTTATTTCTCCCGCATGTTCAAGCAGCTGATCGGGACCTCGCCGCGGCGCTACAGGCAGCTGATGGAGGAAACCCGGATGCTGAGGATGGAAAAACCGGGTGAGGACAACCACATGGGTTCTTCCATCAAGATGGAAAACCCGGGTGAGGACAACCAAGCGGATTCTTCCATCAAGATGGAAAACCCGGGTGAGGGCAACCAAGCGGGTTCTTCCATCAAGATGGAAAACCCGGGTGGGGACAACCAAGCGGGTTGTTCCATCAAGATGGAAAATCCGGGTGAGGACAACCACATGGGTTGTTCCATCAAGATGGAAAATCCGGGTGAGGACAACCACATGGGTTGTTCCATCAAGATGGAAAATCCGGGTGAGGACAACCACATGGGTTGTTCCATCAAGAAGGGAAACCCGGACAGCAGCTCGGTCCCGGGCTGCTTCCCCCCCCTCAACGAAGAGTTCGGCTGGCTGGAGGAAGCGGTCGGATGCGGGAGGACGGCAGCCATCTATTCCATTGTTCAACGGAAAAGCGGAAACAGCTTCAAATAA
- a CDS encoding cytochrome c translates to MRLTGLAAIAAALLLLSGCGSSGSGSSGTALQGPKETITLYKSHCLSCHGADLKGRMGPETDIHDAGSRLAPERIAEQIGSGGSLMPPFKDKLTPEQIDSLTQWLKDKK, encoded by the coding sequence ATGCGCCTGACCGGCCTGGCGGCCATAGCCGCCGCGCTGCTGCTGTTGTCCGGATGCGGGAGCTCCGGAAGCGGCAGCTCGGGCACCGCTCTGCAGGGCCCCAAAGAGACCATCACGCTGTACAAGTCGCATTGCCTTTCCTGCCACGGAGCGGATCTCAAGGGCAGGATGGGTCCCGAGACGGATATTCATGACGCGGGAAGCCGCCTTGCGCCGGAGAGGATCGCGGAGCAGATCGGCAGCGGCGGAAGCCTGATGCCCCCCTTCAAGGACAAGCTTACCCCGGAGCAGATCGACAGCTTGACCCAATGGCTGAAAGACAAGAAATGA
- the nadE gene encoding ammonia-dependent NAD(+) synthetase: MSLQQEIIAKLGVKPSIDPEQEIRRRVDFLKDYVKKAGASGLLIAISGGIDSAVAAGLCKRATDELSQESGREYITLGVFQPYGEQADISHSYEVADAFQLTHRMETNIQEAVDEIALEVEHGLKSIGMSRHVNRGVKGNIKARTRMVAQYALAGELNLLVVGTDHASEAITGFYTKWGDGAVDITPLSTLNKHQVRQVAAALGVPASVQEKAPTAGLWEGQTDEDELGIKYDDNSAYLEGREVAPEVRELLEKQYLKTEHKRTTIPGI; encoded by the coding sequence GTGAGTCTTCAGCAGGAAATCATTGCCAAGCTGGGCGTCAAGCCAAGCATCGATCCGGAACAGGAAATCCGCCGCAGGGTTGACTTTCTGAAGGATTACGTGAAAAAAGCGGGCGCTTCGGGACTGCTGATCGCCATCAGCGGCGGCATCGACAGCGCCGTCGCGGCGGGACTGTGCAAAAGAGCGACCGACGAGCTGTCGCAGGAATCCGGCCGGGAGTACATCACTCTCGGCGTGTTCCAGCCTTACGGCGAGCAAGCCGACATTTCGCACAGCTATGAGGTCGCGGATGCCTTCCAGCTCACTCACCGCATGGAGACCAACATCCAGGAAGCGGTCGACGAGATCGCGCTTGAGGTGGAGCACGGGCTCAAATCCATCGGCATGTCCCGGCATGTGAACCGCGGCGTCAAAGGCAACATCAAGGCGCGCACGCGCATGGTGGCCCAGTATGCGCTGGCGGGAGAGCTGAACCTGCTCGTCGTCGGCACGGACCATGCTTCCGAAGCGATTACCGGCTTCTATACCAAGTGGGGCGACGGAGCGGTCGACATCACGCCGCTCAGCACGCTGAACAAGCATCAGGTACGCCAGGTTGCGGCCGCGCTCGGCGTTCCGGCCAGCGTCCAGGAGAAGGCTCCTACAGCCGGACTGTGGGAAGGCCAGACGGACGAAGACGAGCTCGGCATCAAATACGACGACAACAGCGCTTACCTCGAAGGCCGGGAAGTGGCTCCCGAAGTCCGCGAGCTGCTGGAGAAGCAGTATTTGAAGACCGAGCATAAGCGCACGACGATTCCGGGAATCTAG
- the mutY gene encoding A/G-specific adenine glycosylase, whose protein sequence is MTEYEAALQDGTGASPSAYFSRELLIWYRQNRRVLPWRRNRDPYRIWVSEIMLQQTRVDTVIPYYERFMSRFPTLSDLAEAPEADVLKHWEGLGYYSRARNLQAGAKEVMAVHGGSIPDDKTAVSSLKGVGPYTSGAIMSIAFNRPEPAVDGNVMRVLSRYFNRDEDIAKPSTRAGMEKLAASLIPDGAAGDFNQGLMELGALVCTPRTPGCLTCPVMVHCAGRIAGRELELPVKTKAKPPKPQVRLAAVIEGIGEHAGRVLIRQRPDTGLLASLWELPHVLLDEPGAGPAKRGRKPDLLAEPPVERQAADAGDLRRLLREESGLTAVLRRWWGAEEHTFSHLHWTMRVYLAELDSSVSSGGAGMAAWPRESSAAAETGEAYAASVETAAAAQSSPVGESAAAEGAAPGLPPEYRWIGPGDMRHYAFPNLFAKILYDYWDKAEDGEGK, encoded by the coding sequence ATGACAGAATACGAAGCCGCCCTCCAGGACGGAACGGGCGCAAGTCCATCCGCATATTTCAGCAGGGAGCTGCTGATCTGGTACCGCCAGAATCGAAGGGTGCTGCCATGGCGGCGCAATCGGGACCCATACCGGATCTGGGTGTCGGAAATCATGCTGCAGCAGACGAGAGTGGATACGGTGATTCCGTATTACGAGAGGTTTATGAGCCGGTTTCCGACGCTTTCGGATCTGGCCGAGGCTCCGGAAGCGGACGTGCTCAAGCACTGGGAGGGGCTCGGCTACTATTCCAGAGCCCGCAATCTGCAGGCAGGAGCCAAGGAAGTCATGGCCGTCCACGGAGGCTCGATTCCCGATGACAAAACGGCCGTATCTTCTCTGAAAGGTGTCGGGCCCTATACGTCCGGGGCGATCATGAGCATCGCCTTCAACCGTCCGGAGCCTGCCGTCGACGGCAATGTCATGCGCGTGCTGTCCCGCTACTTCAACCGCGACGAGGACATCGCCAAGCCTTCTACACGCGCGGGCATGGAAAAGCTTGCCGCTTCTCTCATCCCGGACGGAGCCGCCGGCGATTTCAATCAGGGCTTGATGGAGCTGGGCGCGCTCGTATGCACCCCGAGGACGCCCGGCTGCCTGACCTGTCCCGTCATGGTCCACTGTGCGGGCCGCATCGCCGGGCGCGAGCTGGAGCTGCCGGTCAAGACGAAGGCCAAGCCGCCCAAGCCCCAAGTACGGCTGGCCGCTGTCATCGAAGGCATCGGCGAGCATGCCGGACGCGTCCTTATCCGGCAGCGTCCGGATACCGGCCTGCTGGCCAGCCTGTGGGAGCTGCCGCATGTGCTGCTGGACGAGCCCGGAGCCGGTCCCGCCAAGCGAGGACGCAAGCCGGACCTGCTCGCGGAGCCGCCGGTGGAGCGCCAGGCGGCCGATGCGGGCGACCTGCGGCGCCTGCTGCGCGAGGAGAGCGGACTGACGGCCGTTCTCCGCCGCTGGTGGGGAGCGGAGGAGCATACGTTCAGCCATCTTCATTGGACGATGCGCGTCTATCTGGCGGAGCTGGATTCGTCCGTAAGCTCAGGCGGAGCCGGCATGGCAGCCTGGCCTCGCGAATCAAGCGCCGCGGCCGAGACGGGAGAGGCTTATGCGGCTTCCGTGGAGACAGCGGCAGCGGCGCAGAGCTCGCCGGTCGGCGAGAGCGCCGCGGCTGAAGGAGCTGCACCTGGGCTGCCGCCCGAATATCGCTGGATCGGCCCCGGCGATATGCGCCACTATGCCTTTCCGAATTTATTTGCCAAGATCCTGTACGACTATTGGGACAAAGCCGAAGACGGGGAAGGGAAGTAA